CTGGTTTTAAAGCGTTGGCTTCGACGCTGCCTGGTGAGCGTAGTCCGATTGCTGACTGCCTGTGTATGCTGCAAAAAAGTTATCGCTTCAATGCGAGTTCTGGCATCGGTCAGCTTGCTAAAGCTGTTAATAGTGGTCAAGGGCGCCACATTGATGAAGTATGGCGACGTGACTTTGCCGATATCAGTCACTATGATCTCACTCGCGAGTCGTACCAGCAGATGTTAAAACTGTTGGTGAACGAATACCGCGGTTATCTAAGCTTAGTCGAGCAAACCTTTTATGATGACACGCAGGCCATCGCTATGAGTAATAAAGCCCGTGCTGTATTAGAAGCCTTTAACGGTGTGCGTTTATTATGCGCGGTACGAGAAGGAGACTTTGGTGTCACAGGTCTTAATTATCGGATTGAGCGTGCACTAGCGGCGCGTCAATTAATCTCTGTTCATGACGAAATGTGGTATCACGGTCGCCCAGTGATGGTCACCAGTAACGATCATAGCCTTGGTTTGTATAATGGTGATATCGGTATGTGTTTACGTGATGAGGAAGATGATAACCACAGGTTAAAAGTTTATTTTGAGTTGCCTGATGGCCAAGTCAAAGCGGTCTTGCCAAGTCGAGTGCCACCACATGAAACCGCCTATGCGATGACGATCCATAAATCACAAGGCAGTGAGTTTGCGCATACATTGATGATTTTACCGCCGGATTACAGTCCAATTCTTACGCGTGAATTAATTTATACAGGTATAACCCGCGCAAAATCTTATTTAACCTTGTTGTGTGATGATGCGGTCTTAAAACGAGGGATTAAAGTGCGTACTCAGCGAGCGAGTGGTTTGGTTGAAAAACTGGATTCATCGCTCTCTTCATAATGAGATGTTTAAGGTATGTTCCACACTGGAAAAACTAATACTTTCAATATCATAATCTAAGTAGTTTCTCATTAAATGCTTTTTGATTTGTTCGTCTACCGGGAATACACAATGGACGTGTAATCCTTCCAAGAGATGATTATCGGCCATGTCCCAAAAGCTTTGTAGAGAATTACAAATAACGGTTTTCATCGAGATACATATACCTATTAAGAGTGGTGTGTGGATCAGTTTTTGAACAATAAATGAACCAACTCAAATATTATTAAGCTGCTCAATGCAACGTGTTCCATATTCATCGTTAGTCTGGATGAATTTTACACAACCGATACACTCTTGAAAAGATTTTAATCGCAATTTTTTTGAATGCTTCTGTAAATCAGTCTCACTTATGAGTCAGTCTTGTTTTTAATACAGGTTGTCCATTCCGATTAAATCCGGCTACAGCTCTAGCACTAATATTTTTGAGCGTCTTTGATAGTTATAGAGATGCTGTTTGGTTACTGGCAGTGCTGATACTCCTGCTTCGGTAAAGCCTTGTTCTCTAAACCAATGTAGACTTTGCGTTGTCAATACAAACAGCTTTTCCAGCTCTTGTTTTTTTGCTTCATACTTCATATGTTCAAGTAACACTAAGCCGCGATGACCATCTCTATAATCGGTATGAATAGCGACACAGGCCATTTCGGCCATTTTTTCATCCCGATAAGGGTATAAAGCAGCGCAACCAATGATCAGCCCATCTTTATCAATGACACTAAAATTATGTATTTCTTGCTCCAGTTGCTCGCGGGAGCGGCGTACTAAAATACCTTTTTCTTCTAAAGGTAAAATTAAATCAAAAATACCACCAATATCATCAATATGAGCTTGGCGGACTTGCTCTGTTTGTGCCGTAACGACTTGTGTACCAATACCATCAAAGGAAAATAGCTCTTGGATCAACGCGCCATCAACTTTGTAACTCACCAAGTGACTTCTTGGCACGCCGGCACGACATGCGGAGACGGATGCTCGTAAAAAGCGGAGTGTGCCAGTGGTATCTTCTTGCTCTGGTTTTTGGCTCGTTTCCCTGTGCACTATGAGCGATTCGACTTCGGCAGGAAAAAGTTCGGCGATGGCATTGCCATGTTCATTAATAATGCCTTGTTCAGAGCAAAATCCAATGAGCTTATCTGCTTTTAAACGAATAGCCACTTGGGTAGAGATTTCTTCGGACAGTAGATTGAAGCATTCACCTGTCACGGAGCTCGCTATCGGTCCTAGCAATACGATGGAGTCTTGTTCGAGTATTCTATTAATGCCTTCGATGTCAATGCGTCGAATACGCCCGCTATGGCAGTAATCGACACCAGTATCGATACCCAAGGGTTGTGCTATAACAAAATTACCACTAACAATATTGAGTTTATTTCCCGCCATAGGCGTATTGTTCATACTCATTGATAAGCGAGCAGTGATGGCCAGTTGCAATTGTCCTGCTGCTTGCATAACGAGATTTAATGCGGTTTCGTCAGTAACGCGGATACCATTATGATGAGGAGTTTCATGGCCATGAATCGTGAGTAGGTTATTAATTTGCGGGCGTGCGCCGTACACGAGAACGATTCTGACTCCTAAACTATGTAGTAAGGCTAAATCGCTAATAATATTTGGAAAGTTTTTATCGGCAATGCCTTCGCCACCTAACATTATCACCATAGTTTTACCTCGGTGAGCATTAACATAAGGGGCGGATTGGCGAAACCCTTTTACTAGCTCGGTACTACGTATTTTCACTGCTTGCATACCCGGTTGTTTATTTATGTTTAAATAATGACTTTTTATTCATGGCTAAGCAAGGTGTTTTTTAATTTTCTCTAAATACGCGGTGTAGGTTTGTGCGTGGTAGGTTATCGATTATAATAAGTGGATTAATTTTAATATCGTCAATAAAAGCCAAGTGTCAATAACACGGCAAAGAGGTATAAGAGTGAGCAGTAAGAGAAAAAAGTATCTGGAAAGATTATTAATAGTAGCTGCTCTAATGGGCACTATCGTGGTTGGTGGTGGATACATATATTTGTACTTACAGGCGCGTAATTTTTATACTCCGCAAGACAGTTTATATGGAGTATGGGTTGAGCAAAATGTGGCGCCATATTCGGCCAATACGATTGAGATTCGACCTGATTCGATCACCATCCAAGGACACACGGTGACCACTAAATATCTTTTTAATGGTGAAGTATTGTCGTTCAGTGCTGGTGGTATCCGACAGAATTACCAAATGTTGAATGATAAAAAAACCGAAATGCGCTTAATGTCACCGGATAGTTATAGCCCTACGTATAGATTGTCAGAGAAATATAAAAATGATCTGCGTTGAACGTTCTTTGATTGCGCTTAGCTGCTGACTTTGCCATGCTGCCACGACTTGATTATTAGGGATATAAAATTTGTGATTAGACGTCTTTTCCCACTGGTGTGTGTGTTAATGCTTTTTGGGTGTGCGCCCACAGAGCGAGGGCAGCAATACCAAGACCCAGAGTTTGCGAATAAATTAAATAAAGTCGAGCAGGTAGAGTCAAATTCTCCGCGAGATTACTCTGCGTTTTTAAAGCAAAGTGATGAAGTTGTGCATAATTCACCGAGTATGGCGAAAATATATCAGCCTTTATATAGTCAGTTGAGTGAATGGGCGATGGAAAGCGGCGACCCCAAAGATTTGCAACAATTTGGGATACAAACAGCGCAGCTCGGTGGTGCTGATCAAAGAGGTAATGTGATGTTTACTGGTTATTTTTCACCAGTTATTGAGTTGCGTCACACACCCGATGATGAATATAAATATCCAGTCTATGGCAAGCCCAACTGTACGGCAGAGTGTCCTACACGTGCACAAATTTACGATGGAGCCCTTGAAGGGGAAGGACTGGAACTCGGCTACGCCAAGAGTTTGATTGATCCATTTATTATGGAAGTGCAAGGCAGTGGTTTTGTTCATTTTGGTGATGATGATTCGGTCGAATATTTTGCCTATGCGGGAAAAAATAACAAAGCTTACGTGAGCATTGGCAAAGTGCTCATCGAGCAAGGCGAAGTTTCCCGTAAAGATATGTCTTTGAAAGCGATTAAAGAATGGGTAGAGACACATCCTGCCGAGCAGGTAAAAGCGCTTCTAGAACAAAATCCGTCTTATGTATTTTTTGAGCCGCGCGCCGCTGCGCCAGTAACAGGAAGTGCTGGGATCCCGCTATTGCCAATGGCGTCGGTAGCCGCAGATCGTTCTATTTTACCAATGGGGACTCCTATCTTAGCTGAAGTTCCTTTATTGAATGCAGATGGAACCTATACAGGAACCCATCAGTTACGGCTATTGATCGTGCTTGATACCGGTGGTGCCGTTAAAGATAATCATTTGGATTTATATCATGGAATGGGGCCGCGTGCGGGAACCGAAGCTGGGCATTATAAGCATTTTGGACGAGTATGGAAGTTAGGGCTTAAAGCGTCGACGACCCAAGCTCCTTGGGCAATACCGCCTGAAAAGTTAGAATAGCCTTCGCTTGTAACTAGACTTTTTTTCTAAGAGTGCGTATAAAACGCACTCTTTCTTTTTCCACTATTTGGATATGTTGTTATGCGAGAACTTGAAGCCCCAGCCTCAGAAAGTTATGACCAACGATTTGGCGGCACACGCCGTTTATATGGTTATGAGGAAGTTGATATCTTACGTGCTGCGCATGTATGTGTGATTGGTATTGGCGGTGTGGGTTCTTGGGCAGTAGAAGCATTAGCTCGCACTGGTGTCGGCGAGTTGACGTTGATCGACATGGATGATGTGTGTGTAACGAACATTAATCGACAAATTCATGCCATGAGTGGAACGGTTGGACAAAGTAAAATTGAGGTTATGGCAGAGCGCGTCAAGTTGATAAACCCTGAGTGCAAAGTGAACTTGATTGATGATTTTATTAATGTTGATAATCAGCATGAGTACTTAAGTCTTGGTTATGATTATGTGCTTGATGCGATTGATAGTGTTAAAGCGAAAGCCGCATTATTAGCTTATTGTCGTAGTAATAAAATCAAAGTGGTGACCACGGGCGGTGCGGGCGGACAAATCGATCCGACACAAATTAAAGTCGCGGATTTGACCAAAACGATTCAGGATCCATTAGCGAAAAAGCTCAAAGATCATTTGCGTCGCTTTCATAATTTCCCAACGAATCCGGCAAGAAAGTTTGGTATCGATTGTGTATTTTCCACCGAGCAGTTGAAATATCCGCAAGCTGACGGCTCAGTATGTGGTACAAAATCTACCGCAGAAGGTCCTAAACGTATGGACTGTGCGAGTGGTTTTGGGGCAGCGACGATGGTGACAGCAAGTTTTGGCTTTGTTGCCGCGTCTCGTATTGTCGATAAATTGATGCAAAAATATCGTAAAGCGTAATAATTCAGTCACGGCGCTCACGTGTGGTGCCGGTTAATTTTTTGGAGTAGAGCATGTCTGAATTTCCAGATAGCCCCTTTGGAACCATCATTACTGATACACAGGTTGTCGCTACGATGGCGACCTTACATGGATGGGAAGATCGTTATCGGCAAGTGGTGATGTGGGGCAAGCAATTACCCAAAATGGATGAGGGGCATAAACAAGCAACAGTCAAGATCGCTGGGTGTGAGAGTCAAGTATGGCTATTAGCGGCTTGTGATGAGAATGGCATTTGGCGTTTTCATGCTGATTCTGATGCGCGGATTGTTCGTGGCCTTATTGCTATTGTGTTTGCCGCATTGAATCATAAAAATACACAGCAAATTCAGTCGATTGATATTGAAGCATACTTTGAACAACTCGGGTTGCTGAATCACTTATCCGCTTCAAGAGGCAATGGCTTACGAGCGATTGTGGATACGATCCGCCAATCTGTGGCGTAATGACTGACCTACGTACTATCTACCAGTTTAAGGCGTCAGCACAATTATAGCTCGATAATCGAGTACGAGTTATACACGACTGCGCCATGCGGGGCGTCTATATTCAGTGTCGTATAATCTAGCGTGCCTTTTTTCTTCAAATTGGCACGATTCCACCCCTCATTAAGTAATACCATATGTTGTGTGTCTTTTTTCCCTTTTTGATAAATCGCGACGGCGGATTTTGAGTCGCCGTAGCGGACTTCTTTTTTCGCGACATAAATATGTTTATGGCTTGGGAAATAAGTGTAATCGAGAAAAATGATGCCATGTGATTGAGTATTTAATACGACTTCAATAATGGTTACGGGATTTTTTTTAGCCTTAAACAACGTTAAGTTACTTGGACTGACTAAGTATCCTGACCATTCATCATCTAAAAACACCTGAGCATCTTTATAAAGCGCCATTTTTTGTTGGTCAGAGGCATCTTGAATATTGAGTTGATTAAATACGGTAGTGACCATTTTTTGTGCACTGGTTGGAATGGCTGAAAACGTATCAATAGCATAGGCGTGGCTACTCATTACAAGTACGCATAAGGTGATTAGTGAACGCATGACGCCACTCCTTTTCATCAAATAATCCATTATCATTATTCCATTAGTGACTAAGCCAGTATCAGCGAATTAGTCAAAAGGTTAAGTTACTGTGACTTTAGCAAACTCCTAAGACTGACACGAGTGATCAGTCTCAAGAGTCTGGACGATTAAAGAATATCAGCGGCTTTCTTGATGGCCGCGAGCGCGCGAGTAATATCGGCCTCGTTATTATATAAACTTAGCGATAAACGAACGGTGCCACTAATATCGAGAGCATCCATCAATGGGTGAGCACAGTGGTGACCTTCACGGACGACGATACCTTGTTGATCAAGTAGCGTTGCTATATCGTGATGATGCACCCCATCCATAGTAAAGCTGATGATCCCCGAGCCAGGCTGGTGACCGATAATATACAGGTCATCGATAGCGACTAAGCCTTCATAAAGCGTATGATGTAGGTGCGCAATGTGTTGCTTTATATCTTGATAATCAAATTGTTTTAACCACGTCATCGCGGCCGCCAGTCCAATCGCCCCCGCAACATTAGGCGTTCCCGCTTCAAAGCAGCTTGGTGCTGGAGCAAAACTCGTACCGGCAAAGCTGACTCGCTCCACCATCTTGCCTCCGCCTTGCCAAACGGGCATTAAGGGCAGAATATCGGGTTTGACATATAAGACGCCTATGCCATTAGGGGCGTATAATTTGTGTCCTGAAAAGGCATAAAAATCGACATCTAGCTGTGTGACATCGACAGTTTCATGCACAACCCCTTGCGCGCCATCGACCATGACTTTCGCCCCAACATCGTGGGCAGCATGAATAATCGCTTCAATTGGCTGACGTGCGCCTGTCACATTGGTGATATGAGCAACGGCGACCAGTTTACAGCGTTTTGTGAGCACGTTTTGAAAATAATCCCAATCAAATTCACCGTGAGCAGTTACCGGAATTTTAATGATGTTTGCTCCGGTTTGTTGAGCAATAAGCTGCCACGGAACAATATTGGCATGATGCTCATTTTCACAAATCGCAATTTCATCACCTGCTTGTAGGTGTTTTAGGGCATAGGTATAGGCGACAAGATTGATCGCTTCCGTTGTGCCACGTGTCCAAATGATAGTGTCAGCGTGAGCCGCGCCGATCCACTGAGCAACGGTATCCCGAGCGGCTTCATAACGTGATGTCGCTTGTGCCGTCATATGATGACTGCCACGATGTACATTGGCATTTTCAAAACGATAATAGTTGGCCAGCGTATCAATAACGACCTGTGGTTTTTGTGAGGTGGCTGCGCTATCCAAATACGTTAATGGATAACCATTAATCTCTTGGGCGAGAAAAGGAAATTGTGCACGAACAGTATCAATATCAAACGTCATGGTTAGGCATCTTCGCTCAGTTTATCGTAATGTAATTGTGGCAATACCATCATAGGCTCTGCGACCTGTTTTGCGGCGGTTTTACCCGATAAACGTATGATGATCTCAATGGCAAATTCAATCGAAGAGCCAGGTCCTTGGCTAGTTAAAAGGTTATTGTTGATATCAAAAGTGACGCGTCGAGTTCGCCATAGTGAAGCTGGAATGTGCTGTTGGAAGTTTGGATGTCCCGTCATAATAGCACCTGGATACAAGTCATGGTGCTGTAGGACAATAGCGGGAGACGCACAGATAGCGGCGACCAAGCGGCCGTCGTACTTCTGCTGCTTGAGTATTTCAATCAAGATGGTGCTGCCTTGAAATACTTCAGCGCCGCCTAAGCCTCCTGGTAAGACAATAGCATCAAATTCCTCATCGGCAATATCAACCAAGCGGTGTTGCGCCGATAAGACCACTCCACGCGAACAAGTCACGGTTAACTGCCCATCAAAATCAGCACTAGCGACAGAAACGTCATAGCCTGCTCGGGTTAACGTATCGATAATAGTGACGGCTTCGATTTCTTCGGTGCCATTGGCGATAGGGACTAAAATACGCTTGGTCATAGGTGACTCCAACGGTGTTCTAATTGCTTAATAGTTTGCCATAAATGAATATTATACGGCGTTGAAATAGCGTGTTGCTGTGCTTGGTTAACCACATAACCATTGATAAAATCGATTTCGCTCGTACGCTGATGACTAATATCTTGATGCATTGATGAGTAATTGTGTGCGGTTTGATGGAGCACGGCATACACATCATCAAGCAAGCTATCTTGTGTGATGGATAAACCGCTTGCTTGCATTACAGTAACGATTTCTCTGACAATGGCATGAATATGATCGGTATAGGCATGGCCCAGTAGTGCACCATTTTTTATATTATCTATCGCCGTCAGTGGATTAATCACACAATTTATGGCGACTTTACGCCACAAAGGCCACTCTAGCGTGGAATGCCAGTTTACATCAGGTAGAGCATGGCTGAGAACCTCCGCCATAAACTGACATGCCTGTCCTTTTGGATTTAATCCCCCAAGATCGGTTTTTCCTAAACCAGTATGTTGCACATGGCATGGGTTATGTTTAAGCGCGGCATGGCTTGTGCTTGCTCTTAATATTGGATAGGCCGAGAGTGTAACGAGCAGCTCATCAAGAGTGCCCATGCCATTATGCAT
This DNA window, taken from Vibrio palustris, encodes the following:
- the csdE gene encoding cysteine desulfurase sulfur acceptor subunit CsdE; its protein translation is MSEFPDSPFGTIITDTQVVATMATLHGWEDRYRQVVMWGKQLPKMDEGHKQATVKIAGCESQVWLLAACDENGIWRFHADSDARIVRGLIAIVFAALNHKNTQQIQSIDIEAYFEQLGLLNHLSASRGNGLRAIVDTIRQSVA
- the tcdA gene encoding tRNA cyclic N6-threonylcarbamoyladenosine(37) synthase TcdA produces the protein MRELEAPASESYDQRFGGTRRLYGYEEVDILRAAHVCVIGIGGVGSWAVEALARTGVGELTLIDMDDVCVTNINRQIHAMSGTVGQSKIEVMAERVKLINPECKVNLIDDFINVDNQHEYLSLGYDYVLDAIDSVKAKAALLAYCRSNKIKVVTTGGAGGQIDPTQIKVADLTKTIQDPLAKKLKDHLRRFHNFPTNPARKFGIDCVFSTEQLKYPQADGSVCGTKSTAEGPKRMDCASGFGAATMVTASFGFVAASRIVDKLMQKYRKA
- a CDS encoding 2-dehydropantoate 2-reductase, coding for MNIVVLGPGAIGSLWACYLKHAGHNVSCWSHTHSSERDYLLTSTTGSTISRSTFVSNHIDSLRHADVIFVATKAHQVATAILPLIQHIDSDTILLFMHNGMGTLDELLVTLSAYPILRASTSHAALKHNPCHVQHTGLGKTDLGGLNPKGQACQFMAEVLSHALPDVNWHSTLEWPLWRKVAINCVINPLTAIDNIKNGALLGHAYTDHIHAIVREIVTVMQASGLSITQDSLLDDVYAVLHQTAHNYSSMHQDISHQRTSEIDFINGYVVNQAQQHAISTPYNIHLWQTIKQLEHRWSHL
- the mltA gene encoding murein transglycosylase A, whose translation is MIRRLFPLVCVLMLFGCAPTERGQQYQDPEFANKLNKVEQVESNSPRDYSAFLKQSDEVVHNSPSMAKIYQPLYSQLSEWAMESGDPKDLQQFGIQTAQLGGADQRGNVMFTGYFSPVIELRHTPDDEYKYPVYGKPNCTAECPTRAQIYDGALEGEGLELGYAKSLIDPFIMEVQGSGFVHFGDDDSVEYFAYAGKNNKAYVSIGKVLIEQGEVSRKDMSLKAIKEWVETHPAEQVKALLEQNPSYVFFEPRAAAPVTGSAGIPLLPMASVAADRSILPMGTPILAEVPLLNADGTYTGTHQLRLLIVLDTGGAVKDNHLDLYHGMGPRAGTEAGHYKHFGRVWKLGLKASTTQAPWAIPPEKLE
- a CDS encoding DUF2850 domain-containing protein; translation: MGTIVVGGGYIYLYLQARNFYTPQDSLYGVWVEQNVAPYSANTIEIRPDSITIQGHTVTTKYLFNGEVLSFSAGGIRQNYQMLNDKKTEMRLMSPDSYSPTYRLSEKYKNDLR
- a CDS encoding aminotransferase class V-fold PLP-dependent enzyme, encoding MTFDIDTVRAQFPFLAQEINGYPLTYLDSAATSQKPQVVIDTLANYYRFENANVHRGSHHMTAQATSRYEAARDTVAQWIGAAHADTIIWTRGTTEAINLVAYTYALKHLQAGDEIAICENEHHANIVPWQLIAQQTGANIIKIPVTAHGEFDWDYFQNVLTKRCKLVAVAHITNVTGARQPIEAIIHAAHDVGAKVMVDGAQGVVHETVDVTQLDVDFYAFSGHKLYAPNGIGVLYVKPDILPLMPVWQGGGKMVERVSFAGTSFAPAPSCFEAGTPNVAGAIGLAAAMTWLKQFDYQDIKQHIAHLHHTLYEGLVAIDDLYIIGHQPGSGIISFTMDGVHHHDIATLLDQQGIVVREGHHCAHPLMDALDISGTVRLSLSLYNNEADITRALAAIKKAADIL
- a CDS encoding DJ-1 family glyoxalase III, translated to MTKRILVPIANGTEEIEAVTIIDTLTRAGYDVSVASADFDGQLTVTCSRGVVLSAQHRLVDIADEEFDAIVLPGGLGGAEVFQGSTILIEILKQQKYDGRLVAAICASPAIVLQHHDLYPGAIMTGHPNFQQHIPASLWRTRRVTFDINNNLLTSQGPGSSIEFAIEIIIRLSGKTAAKQVAEPMMVLPQLHYDKLSEDA
- the argA gene encoding amino-acid N-acetyltransferase, yielding MKIRSTELVKGFRQSAPYVNAHRGKTMVIMLGGEGIADKNFPNIISDLALLHSLGVRIVLVYGARPQINNLLTIHGHETPHHNGIRVTDETALNLVMQAAGQLQLAITARLSMSMNNTPMAGNKLNIVSGNFVIAQPLGIDTGVDYCHSGRIRRIDIEGINRILEQDSIVLLGPIASSVTGECFNLLSEEISTQVAIRLKADKLIGFCSEQGIINEHGNAIAELFPAEVESLIVHRETSQKPEQEDTTGTLRFLRASVSACRAGVPRSHLVSYKVDGALIQELFSFDGIGTQVVTAQTEQVRQAHIDDIGGIFDLILPLEEKGILVRRSREQLEQEIHNFSVIDKDGLIIGCAALYPYRDEKMAEMACVAIHTDYRDGHRGLVLLEHMKYEAKKQELEKLFVLTTQSLHWFREQGFTEAGVSALPVTKQHLYNYQRRSKILVLEL